The nucleotide sequence GCGAACGAGAATCAAGCGCTGAACGTTCTCAACGTTTGACCGCACAGAATTCACGAACTGTGGCAAACCGCGAACGAGAATCAAGCGCTGAACGTTCTCAACGTTTGACCGCACAGAATTCACGAACTGTGGCAAACCGCGAACGAGAATCAAGCGCTGAACGTTCTCAACGTTTGGCCGCACAAAATTCCCGAACTTCAGCAAACCGCGATCGGGAATCAAGCGTTGAACGTTCCCATCGACTAGCACAGCAAAATGCAAGATCATTAATAAGTCGAACTCGCAGGCaacataattttttgaattctgCGTTTGCTTATGATCGTTCTCTTGACTACGTTGCGttaaatgatattgatattggcggaatggttaaaatatgcGACTTCTATCAAGCAAAAAAATGGACGGCAGAAAGTCCTGGACTGTGTTGTAGTGGTGGCAAagtgaatatacctaaaattccagaaccaacgtcagtttttaaagaactgatatcaggctcaaatccatcctcaaagcatttcttaaatcactcaaggcagtataatacactttttcaaatgacttcatttggtgcgaaagaaattcgtgagggaaactttatgcctactttcaaaatccagggacaagtttatcatttgatcggtaatttacttccagctgaaggtgcacaagccgaatttttacaaatatattttgtgtctcatgcagatcagatatccttgcgctcaaacataaacccaaccttgcaaattgatcttatcgacgctctccaaacatatcttcacgatcataatacgtatattcagagttttaaatacaatctcgaaaatagatcaacgcatgatttgaaacttattattcatgctgatgtgaaacctcctaacgagcatcgaggtcggtataatgcgccaatagtagatgaagtagctgttcttttaatagatgaagaaaaaggttcccgagatattgtgttgaataatagagaaggccgacttcaacgagtttctgaaactcatagatcgtacgacccacttcaatatcctttactgttcccctttggaagtgacggatactgtataaatattccacagcagaatactgctgctagatctaaaacaatatcgtgtatgcagttttatgcatttagactcatggtaagaataaatgactttaacagCTTACATTACTTCAAAGGATTATTCAACCAATATTGTGTCGATATGGCGGCAAAAATGATTTCTGAGAGACTGGATTTCATCAAAAgaaatcaaaaaaaattaagagcagAAGAGTATATTCATTTAAGAGATGCCGTGGCTAATGACGGCAATACAGACGCTTCTAATATTGGCCAGCACGTTATATTGCCATCGTCATTTACAGGATCCCCCCGATACATGAATGAAAAAAGTCAAGATGCCATGACCTATGTTAGGAAGTTTGGAAGACCAGACCTCTTTATTACCTTCACATGTAAATCCGAATgggcagaaataaaaaatgagctATTACCTGATCAACATTCTTACCACAGACATGATTTGGTTTCTagagtatttcatttaaaatttaaaaaaatgatagacCTATTAATATCTTTGGACCATCTAAAGCTTTCGTTTACAGCGTAGAATGGCAAAAAAGAGGTTTACCTCACGCCCACATTTTATTATGGCTGGCTAACAAAGTACAACCAGATTCTATAGATGCAATAATATCGGCTGAAATACCTGACAAACAACAAGATCCAATTCTTCATAATATTGTCATAAGAACTATGATACATGGTCCTTGCGGATTTTACAATCTTGATTCACCAtgtatgaaagaaaacatttgttCGAAAAAGTTCCTTAggcattttatttcagaaacacAAACCGGCGAAGACGGATACCCAAACTACAGGCGCAGTTCTCCAGATAATGGTGGAAACACAGCGATCATTACTGTCAAAGGTACAGAAATCAACGTGGATAATAGGTGGGTTGTTCCCTATAATCCAGTACTATCAAGAATTTTTAATGCACACATTAACGTAGAGTTTTGTCAATCGGTCAAAGCTATTAAGTACATCTGTAAGTATATTCATAAAGGTTCTGATCAAGCCACattttcgttataaaataataacaatgaggTAGAAAAATATCTAAACGGTCGCTATTTAAGTTCTTCAGAAGCGCTCTGgagaatttttcaatttcctaTTCATGAACGTTTTCCAGCGGTAGTTCATTTAGCAGTACATTTGGAAAATGGacaaagagtttatttttataacaatgaaaatctTCAAGATCGCGTCAACAACCCATCACCAACGACACTTACAGCGTTCTTTGATCTTTGCAAAAGAGATGATTTTGCAAAAACTCTTTTATATCACGAAGTACCCCAGTATTACGTTTGGGAAAGAAATTCCTTTTCTAGAAGAAAACGTGGTCAAGATGTTGAAAGATATCCCGGtgtaaaaaaagatacaacTTTAGGCCGCGTCTATAACTTTCATCCAACTCAAACTGAATGTTACTATTTAAGAATGTTACTGCAATATGTTCGCGGCCCAATGTCGTTTGAACATCTAAGGACCGTTAATGGTGTTATTTTCCAAACTTATCAATGCGCTTGCAAGGAATTAGGCTTATTGGAGGGAGATGAACATTGGCAAAATACCATGTCAGATGCTGTCATGTCCGAACCAGCCTCAAAATTAAGAGAATTATTTActatcatccttatattttgccagccatcttaccccttagagttatggaataaatttcgcaatgatttatgtgaagatatattaaacagaatgcgtaatgaaaatcaggatctaacattagcctatactgataacgtatacaatgatggacttatcttaattgaagataaaattcatgaaatttcagataaatcattgactgattttgggcttcctgcatcaaaaaggaataattcacataataatttagatcctttagaagtagcactacggaagccgtatgatgtaaatgaattaaatgagtatattactgaaaatgaaccaaaattagttaatgaccaggtgacggcgtacaatcgtgttatgtgcagtattcgttttaacgaaggaaaaatattttttttggatgctccaggtggaactgcaaagacttttattactaatctcatattagcaaaagtaaggtctcagggaaaaatagccttggcagttgcgtcgtcaggaattgcggcaactttattagcaggtggacgcacagctcattccacttttaaactgcctctaactgtttctttacaaaaagatagcgtgtgctctattcgcaaaaatggccctctgggtaaagttttacaagacgtttctttaattatctgggacgaatgtaccatgatccatagagctcatctagaggctctagatagaactctcagagatattagaaattgtgataaaattatgggtgggattaccgttatgttttctggggattttcgacaaactttaccggtaattttaagaggaactagagcagacattgtaaggtcttgccttaaaagttcaccgttatggaaatttgtccataccttaaaactatctacgagtatgagagcacatttggggggaggaagtacaaattttccttcaaatttacttttaataggagatggaaaagtacctcattctgaaaataaaattgaaattgatcgcgatttaggaaaaaaagtgactagcatagaggatttaatatcaaaagtttaccctaatatcgtcgaaatagaaaataaagattaccaatggatgtgtcaaagggcaatattggcggcgagaaatagtagcgttgacgaaattaacgacctaattttaaccaaacttccaggcgatataactacctacacatctatagCTTGCTACAGCGActttttgttcaaataaaatacggcaaactatgtaacaatttttattgcgttgttaaactttaattctaCAATGCGGATGGTAAGGCAGACAAGAAAGGcgaagaaatttatataacgattGAAAATAACGAAATCGGTAAGCGCGGTCAAAACTAGCATAGGTCCGGCGTAGAAAGCGGTTAGCGGGGCATTGCGGCGGCCGGCGGTCGACTGATGCTCCTCGGCTCCTCGGCTCCGCCCACTTGTGACGTCACGCGCTAATGGATAACGCGCCGCGCTGCGCTAGCGCCGCTCGCGGCTTGCGGCCGCTGAGATACAACTTCGTGTGCACTACACCACCCCCTTCGGAGACTTATTGTTCAACTGTAAAATAATCAGGGAACCGGATTTTACGTCCGTATGATGAAATTTTAGCAGGGAAAGGAGTTTGAGGAGGGGGTTTGGTTGTCGGTTCCTGATCCGACAATATGTAGGCAGGTTTAACACGGTCAATGGATACTGTGACCGGTCCTCTAGCAGTATGTTCTGTAATTGTTTTGTCAGACTGTTCCAAAACTTTTAAAGGGCCTGTGTATGGTGCTTCTAAGGCGCCTCTTAATGTATCCTTCCTTAGAAAAATATACTCAGAATTTTTCAGgtctttatgtataaaaatgtttttagtacCATGCCTCGATGCGGGCACtggtttaatttttgaaatatgttcTCTAAGTTGAGTAATAAATTCTGATGACTGATTAATATCTTTAGAAACTGAGTGAAAGAACACACCAGGCATTCTCAAAGGCTCACCATATACCATTTCCGCAGGCGAGCACTGAAGATCCTCCTTGCATGCCGATCTTACTCCCAGCAGTACAGACGCGAGCACATCTGTCCAGCTTGTGGTTTCATGAGCCATAATGGCTGCCTTCAACGTGCGATGCAGTCGCTCTATCATACCATTAGCTGCTGGGTGGTACGCGGTTGTATGCTTCAGCTGGATACCGCACAAATCTGTTAAAGACTTAAATAATTGTGAGTTGAATTGTCGACCTTGGTCTGTGGTTACAGTCTGAGGGCAACCGAATCTAGAAATCCACGTATTGTAAAACGCTTTTGCGACTGTTTCTGCAGTTATATTGTACAGAGGCACGACCTCCGGCCAACGGGTAAATCGGTCAATGGCTGTGAGGCAATATTTAAAATCCGATGATGGTGGGAGTGGTCCAATCAAGTCTATATGAACATGAGAAAATCTGGAACCAGTCAGTTTAAAAGTGCCTAGTGGTGATGATGTATGTCTTTGTATCTTTGAACGTTGACATTTTTCACAAATTTGAACCCAGGTACGACAGTCTTTCCGTACAGAAGGCCAAACAAACCTCTCAGTATTCATTTTTGTGGTAGCTTTGACACCAGGATGACTAAATGCGTCCCGTGCCCCtcatatgtttttctttttttttttttttcaagttgatactgtcattgcgtggctacaagggagacagctgaaaatcagcagagggataaaaatctctcatagcctgagctgtctccttttgactgcacacaagtgtcatattaattatatttaattattttttctttattattatattgtttttatatccatttttgtatatatatattttttttctttatatgtgtgtatgtcaataaatgttttttctttctttcttctttctttcttaAGTCCATGCATACTGAGAAAAATATCTCGGCGGAATGCCTTTGAAACATAAGGACGGGGTTTCTGTTGAGACACATCACAGAACAGTAATAAATCTGTACCTGGAATAGGGACTTGCTCCAATTTTAGCGATGAATTTTCGTTGAGAACTTGTTTTAACTCTGCGTCATCTTCCTGCGCCCGTGCAAGTGACACGGGATCCGGTGGACTTGAGAGGCTTTCAATTCGTGACAAGGTATCGGCAGTCAGGTTATCCTTACCTGAGATGTACCGGATATCTGTTGTAAACTGCGAAATATAGTCCAAATAGTTAAATTGACGTGGAGAGCATTTGCGGTCTTTTTGTTGGAAAGCAAATGTTATTGGTTTATGGTccgtaaatataacaaaatgatgACCTTCGACCATGTGCCTGAAGTGTTTTACACTTTCGTAAATTGCCAACAGTTCGCGATCGTATGCGCTATAAAGGCATTGAGTTTCTGTAAGCTTATGTGAAAAGAAACCAAGAGGCTGCCAATGACGTCCAACTAGCTGTTGCAAAACTGCGCCAATAGCTATATTTGAAGCATCGGTGACGAGAGCGAGCGGTGCATCTGGAATGGGGTGTGCTAACAAACTTACATTAGAAAggttcattttacatttttcaaaaactTGCAACAGTTCTGGTGTCCAGGTCAGGGCCGTTGAACCCTTGACTTTTGGACCTGCCAGCATAGCATGGAGTGGTGCTTGATCCTCTGCAGCATTGCGTAAAAATCTTCGGTAGAAATTTATCATTCCCAGAAATCGTCTGAGGCCTCTAGCAGTAGCGGGAGGAGGGTACTCCTTTATAGCGGATATTCTGTCATCCAGGGGGCGGGTACCTTCTGAAGAAATAGTGTAACCAAGAAAAACAACCTCATCTTTCCCGAATACGCATTtctgtgcatttaataaaagacCGTACTCACTAAGGCGCTCAAAGAGTTGTTTTAGATGTTCCTGGTGCTCAGCATGAGAATGAGAGTAAACCAGAATATCGTCGATGTAGGAATAACAAAAATCCAAACCACGCAGTACCTCGTCTAAAAAACGCTGGAAAGTTTGTGCAGCATTCCTTAGTCCAAAGGACATATAGGGGAATTCGAAAAGTCCGAAAGGAGTCGTAATTGCTGTCTTCTGGACGTCTTCTTTATAAACCGGTATTTGGTTATAAGCCTTTACTAGGTCTAGCTTAGAGAAAACGTTACAACCTGCAAGCCTATTCGAATAATCCTCAATATGGCGGATTGGGTACCTGTCTGGTATAGTTCGGGCGTTTAACGCCCGGTAATCGCCGCAGGGTCTCCAACCGTCCTGTTTTGGTGCAAGGTGTAATGCAGATGCCCACGGTGAGTCTGACCGACGAGCAGTACCATCACGTAGCATCTCCTCGAATTGCTCCTTGGCGATCTTCAGGCGTGCCGGTGCTAACCGTCGAGGTTTACAAAACACTGGTGGTCCAGGTGTTGTTCGGATATAATGCACTGTAGAATGTCTTACCTCTCGATCAATGCCGCATGGTCTCGTCAATGTGGGGTACTTCGATAAAAGTGTGTGGTACTCGCTGTGTCCCGATATGGCCTTGACGCTGTGGTGTTGGCATGCCTTCAGCTCTGCTGGACACGTAAGAGAAGTCACGCCATCGAGCAAACGCTTATGTCTGCAATCGACTAAGAGGTTATAGTGAGAAATAAAATCGACACCTATAATAGGTCTGTCAACTTCAGCCACTACAAAATTCCAGACAAAATCACGCCTCAGTCCTAAATTTAAATGCAACTTTAGAGTACCGTAGGTGCGTATTATTGATCCATTCGCTGCCGTAAGGAAATAATCTGTGGGATTCCTACGGTCCTTCAAAAATCTACGGGGCAGTACGCACAAATCGGATCcggtatcaattaaaaattgcgTCTTGGCAACCCGGTCCGTAACAAAGAGGCGGCGAGGTGAGGGTGAACAATCGGTTGCCGCCATTACTGACTGTCGCGGCAGTTTTCCGAGGCAAATTTGCAAGGCCTTGTACACTTATTTGCCCCCTCGCCAAATCTCGAATGATACCAACAAATACCTGGATCTCGGTTTCTGCTTGCTGATCGTCGCCGATGCCTGGAACCACTGCGTCGACTTCCGGATTGTCTATGTGGGTAGTTGACGCGACCACGCCCTAAGTTCATttgcgccacctgatggttgAGCTCCGTCCGAATGCGGGTAGAAATGAAATCTTCCATCTTCTTGAAGAGCTCATCGAAACCTGGAGTAGAAGCACTAGAAACTTGATTAGAAAATGGCGTTACTTCGATTATTTTATCTGCTAATTCAGCAACTTCATCTAATCTTAGACCTGTTTGAGACGCTATAATTGCCTGAATATGCGTTGGTAGGCGGCTAGCCCATAGGCTTCTTAAAAAATCGTCGTTCACCTGGTCACCGGCTAACGAACGTAAGTGACGCAAAAATTGCGTTGGCTTTCGGTCGCCTAACTCCTCGTGGGTCAAAAGCTGTCGCATTCGGTGATCACGAGATGTGGAGAGACGTTTAATCAGCTCGTTTTTCAGCTTATCGTACTTCCCAGTTGCGGGAGGGTTGGTTATTACATCCCTAACTTCACGGGCTATCCTCTGGTCTAGCTGTTGCACGACGGTATAAAATTTAGTAGAATCGATTTTCGTACCTGATGTCTCAAACTGTGCTTCAACCTGGGCAAACCAAATATCGGGGTCTTCCGGCCAAAAGGGGGGTAGACGCACGGCCACGCGGTCAATTGTCGCGGAGCATTCTTCAAACTTGTTGTCAGCGGTAGCCATCTTAACGGTCGACGAACGTTACAACGCGATCACGTCGGGGTCACCAATATATAGCTTGCTACAGCGActttttgttcaaataaaatacggcaaactatataacaatttttattgcgttgttaaactttaattctaCAATGCGGATGGTAAGGCAGACAAGAAAGGcgaagaaatttatataacgattGAAAATAACGAAATCGGTAAGCGCGGTCAAAACTAGCATAGGTCCGGCGTAGAAAGCGGTTAGCGGGGCATTGCGGCGGCCGGCGGTCGACTGATGCTCCTCGGCTCCTCGGCTCCGCCCACTTGTGACGTCACGCGCTAATGGATAACGCGCCGCGCTGCGCTAGCGCCGCTCGCGGCTTGCGGCCGCTGAGATACAACTTCGTGTGcactacacatctattgataatgtaatggatcaagaagatgctgtccattacccacaagagtttcttaattctttaaacccgagcggccttccaccacattccctgaagttaaaaataggtgctgcgataattttactcagaaatcttaaaccaccaaatttatgtaacgggacccgccttcaagtaaaatcccttcgcaataacgtgatcgttgcaacagttttgactggtccggcagttggtcaaacagtgcttatacctcgcatcccaatgattccaaatgatttaccttttaattttaaaagaattcaatttcccattaagttatcttttgccgtaaccattaataaatcacagggccaaccatttaaacacgtaggaatcgatttacgtcaagactgcttttcacacggccaactatatgtcgcgttgtcaagatcgggttgcgggcaaaatcagtatgttcttctaccacaagaaaataaaactaaaaatataatctacgctgaagtactgtaaaacatattattaaatcttattgacgattataataacaaaaaccaacgtgagcaatcaaacgatatacatgatagtgtttccgacaactacgcgaacgaagtcgcgggcacagctagtacttAAATAACCCCCTATGTGTATTAATAACTGTCAAGTCCTTAGAACTATCTAATTCGATTTGGTTGTAGGCTTGCGATAAGTCGATTTTCGAAAACAATTGAGCTCCATTCAAACTAACTAATAAGTCCTCAATTTTCGGTAAAGGATACCTATCGATCAGTAAGACGggattaattgtaattttataatccgCGCATAAACGTAATCCTCCATCACTTTTACGTACCGGTACTAACGGAGTTGCCCAGTCCGAACTGTTCACCGGTTCAATTATGCCGTCTCGCAGCATTTTATCTAATTCCGCCTCCACTTGACCCTTCAGCGCGTAAGGTAACGGCCTCGTGCGACAGAAGACTGGGGTCGCTCCATCCCGCACTCGCAACTGAGCCTTGCCGCCCGTGAAGCACCCCAGCCCGCCACTGAACAGTTGATCATATctgttaattaaagtttttaaatcgtaattcgACAAATTACTACATTTTTgcacacaattaat is from Vanessa tameamea isolate UH-Manoa-2023 chromosome W, ilVanTame1 primary haplotype, whole genome shotgun sequence and encodes:
- the LOC135194595 gene encoding uncharacterized protein LOC135194595; this encodes MATADNKFEECSATIDRVAVRLPPFWPEDPDIWFAQVEAQFETSGTKIDSTKFYTVVQQLDQRIAREVRDVITNPPATGKYDKLKNELIKRLSTSRDHRMRQLLTHEELGDRKPTQFLRHLRSLAGDQVNDDFLRSLWASRLPTHIQAIIASQTGLRLDEVAELADKIIEVTPFSNQVSSASTPGFDELFKKMEDFISTRIRTELNHQVAQMNLGRGRVNYPHRQSGSRRSGSRHRRRSASRNRDPGICWYHSRFGEGANKCTRPCKFASENCRDSQ